A stretch of Bombina bombina isolate aBomBom1 chromosome 2, aBomBom1.pri, whole genome shotgun sequence DNA encodes these proteins:
- the HMGCR gene encoding 3-hydroxy-3-methylglutaryl-Coenzyme A reductase yields the protein MLSRLFRMHGQFVASHPWEVIVGTVTVTLCMMSMNMFTGNDKICGWNYECPKFEDDVLSSDIIILTITRCIAILYIYFQFQNLRQLGSKYILGIAGLFTIFSSFVFSTVVIHFLDKELTGLNEALPFFLLLIDLSKASALAKFALSSNSQDEVRDNIARGMAILGPTFTLDALVECLVIGVGTMSGVRQLEIMCCFGCMSVLANYFVFMTFFPACVSLVLELSRESREGRPIWQLSQFASALEEEEDNKPNPVTQRVKMIMSLGLVLVHAHSRWISEPSSQNNTSIESNKVSIVLGDNIPKRIEPNMPLWQFYLSRMVTMDIEQVITLSLALLLAVKYIFFEQTETESTLSLKNPITSAVTVPKKQIDSCCRKEPEQDKPAKVNAVEEPSSKADKEAVIKPLPLEALPVASFVLGDSPFEEDKENSFELPEEPRTIDECVQILKNPDKGAKYLSDAEVIKLVNAKYIPAYKLETMMETPERGVAIRRLMLAFKLPQSSALQNLPYKNYNYHLVMGACCENVIGYMPIPVGVAGPLLLNNKEFQVPMATTEGCLVASTNRGCRAILLGGGAHSRVLADGMTRGPVVRLPSACEAAEVKAWLDSPEGFKVIKEVFDSTSRFARLGRLQSCIAGRNLYIRFQSSTGDAMGMNMISKGTEQALARLQEEFPELYVLAVSGNYCTDKKPAAINWIEGRGKSVVCEAIIPAKVVREVLKSSTQALVEVNINKNLVGSAMAGSIGGFNAHAANIVTAIYIACGQDAAQNVGSSNCITLMEPTGPMHDDLYISCTMPSIEIGTVGGGTNLAPQQACLRMLGVQGASTDSPGKNAQQLAQIVCGTVMAGELSLMAALAAGHLVKSHMIHNRSKINLQDMPGTCTKKAA from the exons ATGCTTTCCAGGTTATTCCGCATGCATGGGCAGTTTGTGGCCTCTCACCCATGGGAGGTCATTGTGGGGACTGTGACTGTCACCCTCTGTATGATGTCAATGAATATGTTTACAGGGAATGACAAGATATGTGGCTGGAACTATGAATGCCCAAAGTTTGAAGAC gatgTTTTAAGTAGTGACATCATCATTTTAACCATTACAAGATGCATTGCGATTCTCTACATATACTTCCAGTTTCAGAACCTCAGGCAACTGGGCTCCAAGTACATCTTAG GTATTGCTGGTCTTTTTACAATCTTCTCAAGCTTTGTGTTCAGTACAGTCGTCATACATTTTTTGGACAAAGAACTAACAGGCTTAAA TGAAGCTCttccattttttcttcttctgattGATCTTTCAAAGGCTAGTGCATTAGCCAAATTTGCTCTAAGTTCAAATTCTCAG GATGAAGTAAGAGATAACATTGCCCGTGGTATGGCAATACTTGGACCTACATTTACTCTTGACGCTCTTGTAGAATGCCTTGTGATTGGAGTGGGGACCATGTCAG gtgTGCGGCAGCTGGAAATAATGTGCTGTTTCGGATGCATGTCTGTTCTGGCAAACTATTTTGTCTTTATGACCTTCTTCCCAGCTTGTGTCTCCTTAGTATTAGAG CTTTCCAGGGAGAGCCGTGAGGGACGTCCCATATGGCAGCTCAGCCAGTTCGCTAGTGCATTAGAAGAAGAGGAAGATAATAAGCCAAATCCTGTCACCCAGAGGGTGAAGATGATTATG TCCCTAGGTCTGGTCCTTGTCCATGCTCACAGTCGTTGGATAAGTGAACCATCATCTCAAAATAATACTTCAATTGAAAGCAATAAGGTTTCCATTGTACTTGGCGATAATATACCAAAGAGAATTGAACCTAACATGCCTCTTTGGCAGTTCTATCTTTCAAG GATGGTGACTATGGACATTGAACAGGTCATTACACTTAGTCTGGCTCTTCTTCTTGCCGTCAAGTACATCTTCTTTGAACAAACTGAGACTGAGTCTACCCTGTCTCTAAAGAATCCCATAACCTCTGCTGTAACTGTTCCAAAGAAACAAATCGATAGCTGCTGCAGAAAAGAGCCGGAGCAGGATAAACCAGCTAAAGTCAATGCTGTGGAAGAACCATCATCAAAAGCTGATAAAG AGGCGGTTATAAAGCCATTGCCACTTGAGGCTTTACCTGTAGCTTCATTTGTTTTGGGTGATTCACCATTTGAGGAGGATAAGGAGAACTCATTTGAGCTACCAGAGGAGCCTCGTACAATTGATGAATGTGTTCAGATCCTCAAAAATCCAGAT AAAGGTGCTAAGTATCTGAGTGATGCCGAGGTCATCAAGTTAGTAAATGCAAAATACATCCCTGCCTACAAGCTGGAAACCATGATGGAAACCCCTGAGAGAGGAGTGGCAATTCGCAGACTAATGTTAGCTTTCAAATTGCCACAATCTTCAGCCCTACAAAATCTGCCTTACAAGAACTATAACTACCATTTG GTAATGGGTGCTTGCTGTGAGAATGTCATTGGGTACATGCCAATTCCTGTTGGTGTTGCTGGACCCTTGCTCCTAAATAACAAAGAGTTTCAAGTGCCAATGGCAACTACAGAAGGCTGCCTTGTTGCAAGCACTAACAGAGGCTGCAGAGCCATATTG CTGGGAGGAGGAGCACACAGTCGTGTTCTGGCTGATGGGATGACTCGTGGACCAGTTGTTAGGTTGCCATCTGCTTGTGAAGCTGCTGAAGTAAAGGCTTGGCTAGATAGCCCAGAAGGCTTTAAAGTAATCAAAGAAGTGTTTGATAGCACCAGTAG aTTTGCTCGACTTGGTCGGCTTCAGTCTTGTATTGCTGGACGGAACTTGTATATTCGTTTTCAATCCAGCACAGGAGATGCTATGGGAATGAACATGATTTCAAAG GGTACTGAGCAGGCTCTTGCCAGGCTACAAGAAGAATTCCCAGAGCTTTATGTTTTGGCAGTTAGTGGCAACTACTGTACTGACAAGAAACCTGCAGCTATCAACTGGATCGAGGGCAGAGGCAAATCTGTGGTATGTGAAGCAATCATACCAGCTAAAGTAGTCAGAGAG GTGCTGAAGTCATCAACACAAGCTTTGGTGGAGGTGAATATAAACAAGAATTTGGTTGGTTCTGCCATGGCTGGAAGCATTGGAGGCTTCAATGCACATGCAGCAAATATTGTGACTGCAATTTACATCGCTTGTGGACAG GATGCTGCGCAGAACGTAGGGAGCTCTAATTGCATTACGCTCATGGAGCCAACAGGACCCATGCATGATGATCTGTACATCAGCTGCACAATGCCTTCTATAGAGATTGGCACAGTCGGGGGTGGTACAAATCTGGCTCCTCAGCAAGCATGCTTACGG ATGCTTGGGGTCCAAGGAGCAAGCACAGACAGCCCTGGTAAAAATGCCCAACAACTTGCTCAGATAGTCTGTGGCACAGTAATGGCAGGAGAGCTTTCCCTCATGGCAGCTCTGGCCGCTGGGCATTTAGTCAAAAGCCACATGATCCACAACAG GTCAAAAATTAACCTCCAGGACATGCCAGGCACATGCACAAAAAAAGCAGCTTGA